A stretch of Geomonas oryzisoli DNA encodes these proteins:
- the aroB gene encoding 3-dehydroquinate synthase, with protein sequence MNVQQIKVALGERSYDIRLGAGILGTIGTLCRELGLTGTAAVVSNTTVAPLYYETVRAAMESAGYQVLLVSLPDGEAYKNSATLNLIYDALVDASLDRGSFILALGGGVIGDMAGFAAASYLRGIPFVQVPTTLLSQVDSSVGGKTGINHPRGKNLIGAFYQPKAVLIDVMTLDTLPEREFRAGLGEIVKYGAVLEGDFFRFLEENVGALLSRDKTALIEAVARSCSIKAKVVAVDEREGGVRAVLNYGHTLGHAVETLTEYTAYLHGEAVAIGMVQAAKISQQLGYCNQADRDRIEALIAALGLPAELPAFPSEKYVEALSHDKKVRDKGLLFICNRGIGAYKMERVTDLKALLEICA encoded by the coding sequence GTGAACGTCCAACAGATAAAAGTGGCGCTGGGAGAACGAAGCTACGACATACGGCTTGGCGCGGGGATACTGGGAACCATCGGCACCCTCTGCCGCGAACTGGGGCTCACCGGCACCGCAGCCGTCGTCTCCAACACCACCGTTGCCCCGCTTTACTACGAAACCGTGCGCGCCGCCATGGAGTCGGCAGGGTACCAGGTGCTCCTGGTGTCGCTCCCCGACGGCGAGGCGTATAAAAACAGCGCCACGCTGAACCTGATCTATGACGCCCTGGTCGATGCCTCGCTCGACCGCGGCTCTTTCATCCTTGCCCTGGGCGGCGGGGTGATCGGCGACATGGCCGGCTTCGCCGCTGCAAGCTACCTGCGCGGCATCCCCTTCGTCCAGGTTCCCACCACGCTTTTGTCCCAGGTCGACTCCAGCGTGGGGGGCAAGACGGGCATCAACCACCCCCGCGGCAAGAACCTGATCGGCGCCTTCTACCAGCCCAAGGCGGTGCTGATCGACGTCATGACGCTGGACACGCTGCCGGAGCGGGAGTTCCGCGCCGGGCTGGGCGAGATCGTCAAGTACGGTGCCGTTTTGGAGGGCGACTTCTTCAGGTTCCTGGAAGAGAACGTCGGCGCGCTCCTGTCCCGCGACAAGACGGCCCTGATCGAGGCCGTCGCCCGCAGCTGCTCCATCAAGGCCAAGGTGGTGGCGGTGGACGAGAGGGAAGGGGGGGTGCGCGCCGTTCTCAATTACGGGCACACCCTGGGGCACGCCGTCGAAACCCTCACCGAATACACGGCCTACCTCCACGGCGAGGCGGTGGCCATCGGCATGGTGCAGGCGGCGAAGATCTCGCAGCAACTGGGCTACTGCAACCAGGCCGATCGGGACCGGATCGAGGCTCTCATCGCCGCGCTGGGGCTCCCCGCCGAGCTCCCCGCGTTCCCGTCGGAAAAGTACGTGGAGGCTCTCTCTCACGACAAGAAGGTGCGCGACAAGGGGTTGCTTTTCATCTGCAACCGCGGCATCGGCGCCTACAAGATGGAAAGGGTCACCGACCTCAAAGCACTTCTGGAGATCTGCGCATAG
- a CDS encoding shikimate kinase: protein MGCGKTSVGQVLAQRLGWSFVDLDQVIVQEAGRSIKEIFAADGEPSFRELEAKVLERVAAGSGQVVSTGGGAVVAPANRAVMHSHGCIVNLTASVETIAQRVSGDSERPLLADDASVVKIRTMLEGREAFYADADVRIDTTGKEIVQVVELVLNYCKGSL, encoded by the coding sequence ATGGGGTGCGGCAAGACCAGTGTCGGACAGGTGCTGGCGCAGCGGCTGGGGTGGTCTTTCGTCGATCTGGACCAGGTCATCGTCCAGGAGGCGGGACGGAGCATCAAGGAGATCTTCGCCGCCGACGGCGAACCCTCTTTCCGCGAACTGGAGGCCAAAGTACTGGAGCGGGTGGCGGCCGGTTCGGGACAGGTGGTTTCTACCGGAGGCGGCGCGGTCGTCGCACCGGCCAATCGGGCCGTGATGCACAGCCACGGCTGCATCGTGAACCTGACCGCGAGCGTGGAGACCATCGCCCAGCGGGTGAGCGGCGACAGCGAGCGGCCGTTGCTGGCAGACGATGCCTCGGTCGTGAAAATCCGCACCATGCTGGAGGGGCGGGAGGCTTTTTACGCCGATGCCGACGTCCGCATCGACACCACCGGCAAGGAAATCGTCCAAGTGGTCGAGTTGGTACTGAATTACTGCAAGGGGTCTTTGTGA
- the aroC gene encoding chorismate synthase, whose product MFRYLTAGESHGPQLTAIIEGVPSGLKLNESDINADLIRRQGGYGRGGRMKIETDRASIRSGVRWGETLGSPITLVVENSDWVNWEQRMSVSAEHRDDSIRVTRARPGHADLPGAMKYAHNDVRNILERSSARETAVRVAVGAVAKAYLARFGIAVTGCVVELGGVKAERPDLPVKALQEAIASSPVYTYDAKAEMEMVEAIDRAKAAGDTLGGVVEVRVTGLPVGLGSHVQWDRRLDARLAAAVMSIQAFKGVEIGAGFETARLPGSQVHDEIYFDEQRMARGEKTGFYRNTNRAGGLEGGISNGEEIVVYGAMKPIPTLYTPLKSVDILTKEPFEATVERSDCCAVPAASVVAEAVVAVEIANAFMEKFGGDSVAETARNYSSYIEYLREF is encoded by the coding sequence ATGTTCAGATACCTTACCGCGGGAGAATCCCACGGACCGCAGTTGACGGCCATCATCGAAGGGGTCCCGTCGGGGCTGAAGCTCAACGAAAGCGACATCAACGCCGATCTGATCCGCAGGCAGGGAGGATACGGCCGCGGCGGCCGCATGAAGATCGAGACCGACCGCGCCAGCATCCGCTCCGGCGTGCGCTGGGGCGAAACGCTGGGTTCGCCTATTACCCTGGTGGTGGAAAATTCGGACTGGGTCAACTGGGAACAGCGCATGTCGGTCAGCGCCGAGCACCGCGACGATTCCATCCGCGTCACCCGCGCCCGCCCGGGACACGCCGACCTCCCCGGCGCGATGAAATATGCCCACAACGACGTGCGCAACATCCTGGAGCGCTCCAGCGCCCGCGAGACCGCGGTCCGCGTCGCCGTCGGGGCCGTGGCCAAGGCCTATCTCGCCCGGTTCGGCATCGCCGTGACCGGATGCGTGGTGGAGTTGGGCGGAGTGAAGGCGGAGCGCCCCGATCTCCCGGTCAAGGCGCTGCAGGAGGCGATCGCTTCCTCGCCTGTTTATACCTATGACGCGAAGGCCGAGATGGAGATGGTTGAGGCCATCGACCGCGCCAAGGCCGCCGGCGACACCCTGGGAGGTGTGGTCGAGGTCAGGGTGACCGGCCTGCCGGTGGGCCTGGGGAGTCACGTGCAGTGGGATCGCAGGTTGGATGCGCGCCTGGCCGCTGCGGTGATGAGCATCCAGGCTTTCAAGGGGGTTGAGATCGGTGCGGGCTTCGAGACGGCGCGTCTGCCGGGCTCCCAGGTGCACGACGAGATCTACTTCGACGAGCAGCGTATGGCGCGCGGCGAAAAAACCGGTTTCTACCGCAACACCAACCGGGCCGGCGGCCTGGAAGGGGGGATCAGCAACGGCGAGGAGATCGTGGTGTACGGCGCCATGAAGCCGATCCCGACCCTGTACACGCCGCTCAAGTCGGTCGACATCCTGACCAAGGAGCCGTTCGAGGCGACCGTGGAGCGTTCGGACTGCTGTGCCGTTCCCGCGGCTTCGGTGGTTGCCGAGGCCGTGGTCGCCGTCGAGATCGCCAACGCCTTCATGGAGAAATTCGGCGGCGATTCCGTGGCCGAGACCGCCAGGAACTACTCGTCCTATATCGAGTACCTGCGGGAATTCTAA
- a CDS encoding disulfide isomerase DsbC N-terminal domain-containing protein, which produces MFKKFLVVCFIALTVSACSKAPAKEQVQETIKKFIPMEFEVLQISEKPYAGLYEVVVSVRKQPVVFYLDKDCQYLFSGSVMSAETKANLTAETQKKFQNK; this is translated from the coding sequence ATGTTCAAGAAGTTTTTGGTAGTCTGTTTTATCGCGTTGACCGTAAGTGCCTGCTCCAAAGCGCCCGCCAAGGAGCAGGTACAGGAAACCATCAAGAAGTTCATTCCGATGGAATTCGAAGTGCTGCAGATCTCTGAGAAACCTTACGCAGGCCTTTACGAGGTTGTTGTCAGTGTGAGGAAGCAACCCGTCGTCTTTTACCTGGACAAGGATTGCCAGTACCTGTTTTCCGGCAGCGTGATGTCGGCTGAGACGAAGGCCAACCTGACCGCGGAGACGCAGAAGAAATTCCAGAACAAGTAG